From Micrococcus porci, one genomic window encodes:
- a CDS encoding IS481 family transposase, with protein MSHANAALTPRARLRLAKLIVEEHWPVATAAKMFMVSPPTARKWATRFRAEGPAGMVDRSSRPSTMPTRTPPAVVKQIVAARWRRRLGPVQIASELGMPASTVHAVLVRCRINRLARLDRVTAEPIRRYEHPHPGSLIHVDVTKFGRIPDGGGHRFVGRQQGMKHRAATSDREGTRDARYQPRLGVGFLHTVIDDHSRFAYVEMHSDERSQTAIAVLRRAVAHFAQLGVEVERVLSDNGSAYRSHAWRDACTELGIKPKRTRPYRPQTNGKIERFHRTLADGWAYAKFYGSETERRAALPGWVHFYNHHRVHSAIGAAPASRLNNLPGHHT; from the coding sequence ATGTCCCACGCTAACGCCGCCCTGACCCCTCGCGCCCGCCTACGCCTGGCCAAGCTCATCGTCGAGGAGCACTGGCCGGTCGCCACCGCGGCCAAGATGTTCATGGTCTCCCCACCCACCGCCCGCAAATGGGCCACACGCTTCCGGGCCGAGGGACCTGCAGGCATGGTCGACCGGTCCAGCCGGCCGTCCACGATGCCGACCAGAACACCGCCTGCGGTGGTGAAACAGATCGTGGCCGCCCGATGGCGCCGGCGCCTGGGGCCCGTGCAGATCGCCTCAGAACTCGGGATGCCGGCATCCACCGTCCATGCCGTGCTCGTGCGTTGCCGGATCAACCGCCTCGCCCGTCTGGACCGGGTCACCGCCGAGCCGATCCGCCGCTATGAGCACCCCCACCCCGGCTCGCTGATCCACGTTGACGTCACGAAGTTCGGACGCATCCCCGACGGGGGCGGGCACCGATTCGTCGGGCGTCAGCAGGGCATGAAGCACCGCGCGGCGACTTCGGACCGAGAAGGAACCCGTGATGCCCGATACCAGCCCCGGCTCGGGGTGGGCTTCCTGCACACCGTGATCGATGACCACTCCCGCTTCGCGTATGTCGAGATGCACTCCGACGAACGCAGCCAGACCGCCATCGCGGTGCTGCGCCGCGCGGTCGCTCACTTCGCGCAGCTGGGCGTGGAGGTGGAGCGGGTGCTCTCGGACAACGGTTCGGCCTACCGCTCGCATGCCTGGCGGGATGCTTGCACCGAGCTCGGGATCAAGCCCAAGCGGACTCGGCCCTACCGACCGCAGACGAACGGGAAGATCGAGCGGTTCCATCGCACGCTCGCTGACGGGTGGGCCTACGCCAAGTTCTACGGCTCAGAGACCGAACGCAGGGCCGCGTTGCCTGGGTGGGTGCACTTCTACAATCATCACCGAGTCCACTCCGCGATCGGAGCCGCACCTGCCAGCAGGCTCAACAACCTCCCTGGACATCACACCTAG
- the purB gene encoding adenylosuccinate lyase, translated as MTSQPAPASTAHRRSLAEAGIALGPLDGRYRAAVEPLVEHLSEAALNRNRIHVEVEWFIHLAEHRVLPGLEPLTAEQQAGLRAIVTDFDAESVSELAATEKVTVHDVKAVEYFIADRLEGLGLGRLKPLVHFACTSEDINNLAYAVGVRDAVEQVWLPAARAAVATVSAMAAEAAETPMLSRTHGQPATPTTLGKEMAVFVHRLTRQTRRIAGQEYLGKINGATGTYAAHLAAAPDADWPALSRSFVEHLGLTWNPLTTQIESHDWQAELYADVARFNRILHGFCVDVWSYISIGYFAQIPVAGATGSSTMPHKVNPIRFENAEANLELSCALLDSLGATLVESRWQRDLTDSTSQRNIGVALGHSVLALTNVTKGMGQLQVAEPVLAEDLDTNWEVLGEAVQTVMRAEAIAGVEGMDNPYERLKELTRGHRVDGARMREFVQGLGLSEGAQARLLELTPAGYTGVASELAKEFGPASAQG; from the coding sequence ATGACCTCGCAGCCCGCGCCCGCGTCCACCGCCCACCGCCGTTCCCTCGCCGAGGCCGGCATCGCCCTCGGCCCCCTGGACGGCCGCTACCGTGCGGCGGTGGAGCCGCTCGTGGAGCACCTGTCCGAGGCGGCGCTGAACCGCAACCGCATCCACGTGGAGGTCGAGTGGTTCATCCACCTGGCCGAGCACCGCGTGCTGCCGGGTCTCGAGCCGCTCACGGCTGAGCAGCAGGCGGGCCTGCGGGCGATCGTCACGGACTTCGACGCGGAGTCCGTGTCCGAGTTGGCGGCCACGGAGAAGGTCACGGTGCACGACGTGAAGGCCGTCGAGTACTTCATCGCCGACCGCCTCGAGGGGCTGGGCCTGGGCCGGCTGAAGCCGCTCGTGCACTTCGCGTGCACCTCGGAGGACATCAACAACCTCGCCTACGCGGTGGGTGTGCGCGACGCCGTCGAGCAGGTCTGGCTGCCGGCCGCCCGCGCCGCCGTGGCCACCGTCTCCGCGATGGCCGCCGAGGCCGCCGAGACCCCCATGCTCTCCCGCACGCACGGGCAGCCGGCCACGCCCACCACGCTGGGCAAGGAGATGGCCGTGTTCGTGCACCGTCTGACCCGTCAGACCCGGCGCATCGCCGGCCAGGAGTACCTGGGCAAGATCAACGGCGCCACCGGCACCTACGCCGCCCACCTCGCCGCCGCCCCGGACGCGGACTGGCCGGCCCTGTCCCGGTCCTTCGTGGAGCACCTGGGCCTCACCTGGAACCCGCTGACCACCCAGATCGAGTCCCACGACTGGCAGGCGGAGCTGTACGCCGACGTCGCGCGCTTCAACCGGATCCTCCACGGCTTCTGCGTGGACGTGTGGAGCTACATCTCCATCGGCTACTTCGCGCAGATCCCCGTGGCCGGCGCGACCGGATCCTCCACCATGCCGCACAAGGTGAACCCGATCCGCTTCGAGAATGCGGAGGCCAACCTCGAGCTCTCCTGCGCCCTGCTCGACTCGCTGGGCGCCACCCTCGTGGAGTCCCGCTGGCAGCGCGACCTCACGGACTCGACGTCGCAGCGCAACATCGGCGTGGCCCTCGGCCACTCGGTGCTCGCCCTGACCAACGTCACCAAGGGCATGGGCCAGCTCCAGGTGGCCGAGCCCGTGCTGGCCGAGGACCTCGACACGAACTGGGAGGTGCTCGGCGAGGCCGTCCAGACCGTGATGCGCGCCGAGGCGATCGCCGGCGTCGAGGGCATGGACAACCCCTACGAGCGCCTCAAGGAGCTGACCCGCGGCCATCGCGTGGACGGGGCGCGCATGCGCGAGTTCGTGCAGGGCCTCGGCCTGTCCGAGGGCGCCCAGGCGCGCCTGCTGGAGCTGACCCCGGCCGGGTACACCGGCGTGGCGTCGGAGCTGGCCAAGGAGTTCGGGCCGGCCTCGGCCCAGGGCTGA
- a CDS encoding phenylacetate--CoA ligase family protein, with amino-acid sequence MLEASIPNPYSPAPVPAPADRGAPDPEETMSRDQIEALQFERLRWTLHHAYENVPAYKEHFDNHGVHPSDFTALEDLELFPYTDKEFLRKSYPFGAFAATGPELRRIHASSGTTGQPTVVGYTDDDLATWATLVARCFRAGGIRPGDRVHNAYGYGLFTGGLGAHYGAERIGAAVIPMSGGQTEKQVQLITDFQPRAILSTPTYLLTIADGFRKLGLDPRESSLEVAILGAEPWTEAMRREIEQTFDLDALDIYGLSEVMGPGVAGESAATKDGSHIWEDHFRPEIIDPLTDEVLETGRPGELVFTSLTKQALPIIRYRTHDLTRLLPGTTHPGHRRMGRITGRSDDMIILRGVNLFPSQIEELALKEPALSPHFTLEITRPDRMDQMAVNIERREHATLEEAQACAAHLRMEIKTKIGSSCVINVVEPETLARSSGKLKRIYDLRDQA; translated from the coding sequence ATGCTCGAGGCTTCGATCCCGAACCCCTACTCCCCGGCCCCCGTCCCCGCCCCCGCCGACCGCGGGGCGCCGGACCCCGAGGAGACGATGAGCCGGGACCAGATCGAGGCGCTCCAGTTCGAGCGCCTGCGCTGGACGCTGCACCACGCCTACGAGAACGTGCCCGCGTACAAGGAGCACTTCGACAACCACGGCGTGCACCCCTCCGACTTCACGGCCCTCGAGGACCTCGAGCTCTTCCCGTACACGGACAAGGAGTTCCTGCGGAAGAGCTACCCGTTCGGCGCATTCGCCGCCACGGGGCCCGAGCTCCGCCGCATCCACGCCTCCTCCGGCACCACCGGCCAGCCCACCGTGGTCGGCTACACCGACGACGACCTGGCCACGTGGGCCACCCTCGTCGCCCGCTGCTTCCGCGCCGGCGGCATCCGCCCCGGTGACCGCGTGCACAACGCGTACGGCTACGGCCTGTTCACCGGCGGCCTCGGCGCCCACTACGGCGCCGAGCGCATCGGGGCGGCCGTGATCCCGATGTCCGGCGGGCAGACGGAGAAGCAGGTGCAGCTGATCACCGACTTCCAGCCGCGCGCCATCCTCTCCACGCCCACCTACCTGCTGACCATCGCGGACGGCTTCAGGAAGCTCGGCCTGGATCCCCGCGAGTCCTCCCTCGAGGTCGCGATCCTCGGCGCGGAGCCGTGGACCGAGGCGATGCGCCGGGAGATCGAGCAGACCTTCGACCTCGATGCCCTGGACATCTACGGCCTCTCCGAGGTCATGGGCCCGGGCGTGGCCGGCGAGTCCGCGGCCACCAAGGACGGCTCCCACATCTGGGAGGACCACTTTCGCCCCGAGATCATCGATCCGCTCACGGACGAGGTCCTCGAGACCGGCCGCCCCGGCGAGCTCGTCTTCACCTCGCTCACCAAGCAGGCGCTGCCGATCATCCGGTACCGCACCCACGACCTCACCCGCCTGCTGCCGGGCACCACGCACCCGGGCCACCGCCGCATGGGCCGCATCACGGGCCGGTCGGACGACATGATCATCCTGCGCGGCGTGAACCTGTTCCCGTCGCAGATCGAGGAGCTGGCCCTCAAGGAGCCGGCCCTGTCGCCGCACTTCACCCTCGAGATCACCCGCCCGGACCGCATGGACCAGATGGCCGTGAACATCGAGCGCCGCGAGCACGCGACCCTCGAGGAGGCCCAGGCCTGCGCCGCGCACCTGCGCATGGAGATCAAGACGAAGATCGGCTCCTCGTGCGTGATCAACGTGGTGGAGCCGGAGACCCTGGCCCGCTCGTCCGGCAAGCTCAAGCGGATCTACGACCTGCGCGACCAGGCCTGA
- a CDS encoding TM0106 family RecB-like putative nuclease: MASFSPVDPASFLLSPSDITAAATCEYGWLRGAVDPKLGRADGAPEDDAFLARVSALGDAHEARTLDALVAEHGAGGVVVLERPSPYTPEGIAAAAERTRQALASGAAVVFQAMLHDGSFGGLADFLVREPTAEHPEGAYQVVDTKLARHARVTALLQIAAYADLLDGMGVPRTRHGSLWLGDGARHTVDLAEVIPVYRHQRARLERVLRTHVTEGTPVAWGDERHAVCGQCRWCEEAIAEHRDVLLTAGATRVQRTRLRAAGVRTVEELAASTAPPEGMSRRTWEALRDQAAAQLEPAGADGVPPHRIVDPAPVRALPAPDAGDLFFDFEGDPLWVSPRGDMEGLEYLWGWVEAAPGRTTEGTGFDQFRFTGLWADTRAEEKAALEEFVRFVEARRAVHPGMRIYHYAAYEVTALKRLTVRHGVGEAELDDWLRAGLFVDLYATVRASLRAGVPSYSIKKLEPLYMGADHRAEDGVTTAADSVTEYHAYAEQAERAGEGDADAAAEAARLRAGIEDYNRYDCVSTARLRDWLLGQVGGASTGVAVDAGEPAEAGEDAPAATDEDAALEQALLDLVPADPADGDDETLGLAMLAAGLGFFRREAKPMWWAFFDRGISPVDEWQDPRANVVADRVDVAEDWHRPSSRARTRQRVLRVTGRLEAGTQLTPGAEAKTVYEDVPAGRVEGLQPNAVRWVGAAAVVEDVEDHPDGTSTLRLREKVALDAEPHPELPMAAFAHTVIPSATLQERIREDGLRARALGALPRPEEGAAPTAAFDILARRVPETAGRPLAQITADARAGRLEGADALVEALVSARGSYVAVQGPPGTGKTHVGSHAVKELASRGWRIGVTGQSHAVVENFLAKLVAVGVPAGHVGKEKPRGGEDRERPWTVLDDRGDAFEHLSQPGHVLGGTAWTFAHPKAPDLDLLVIDEAGQFSLAMTLAAAATARTVLLLGDPQQLPQVSQGTHPQPIGDAALGWLMEPGEEVLPPERGFFLDTTWRMHSALTAPVSRLSYDGQLRSRSEATDARHLEGIVPGLHPVPVEHTGNAVSSTEEARRVVEIIEDLVGRAWTPGSGEEPRPLTPEDVIVVAPYNAQVATVRAALDDAGLQGTTVGTVDRFQGREAAVAILTMAASSAQDVPRGLDFLLNRNRLNVSLSRGQWAAYLVHSPALADALPTTPADLPLIGAFLRLLQP; the protein is encoded by the coding sequence ATGGCGAGCTTCTCCCCCGTGGATCCCGCGTCCTTCCTCCTCAGCCCCTCCGACATCACGGCCGCCGCCACGTGTGAGTACGGCTGGCTGCGCGGGGCCGTGGACCCGAAGCTGGGGCGCGCCGACGGGGCCCCGGAGGACGACGCGTTCCTGGCGCGCGTGTCCGCCCTCGGGGACGCGCACGAGGCGCGCACGCTGGACGCGCTGGTCGCCGAGCACGGAGCGGGCGGCGTCGTCGTGCTGGAGCGGCCCAGCCCGTACACGCCGGAGGGGATCGCGGCGGCGGCCGAGCGCACGCGGCAGGCGCTGGCGTCCGGAGCGGCGGTGGTGTTCCAGGCGATGCTGCACGACGGCTCCTTCGGCGGCCTGGCGGACTTCCTGGTGCGCGAGCCCACGGCCGAGCACCCCGAGGGCGCCTACCAGGTGGTGGACACCAAGCTGGCCCGGCACGCGCGGGTCACGGCACTGCTGCAGATCGCGGCCTACGCGGACCTGCTGGACGGGATGGGCGTGCCGCGCACCCGGCACGGCTCCCTGTGGCTGGGCGACGGCGCCAGGCACACCGTGGACCTGGCCGAGGTCATCCCCGTGTACCGGCACCAGCGCGCCCGCCTGGAGCGCGTGCTGCGCACGCACGTGACGGAGGGGACGCCGGTCGCATGGGGGGACGAGCGGCACGCGGTGTGCGGGCAGTGCCGGTGGTGCGAGGAGGCGATCGCCGAGCACCGGGACGTGCTGCTCACCGCCGGCGCCACCCGCGTGCAGCGGACCCGGCTCCGCGCGGCCGGGGTGCGCACGGTGGAGGAGCTGGCGGCGTCCACGGCGCCTCCGGAGGGCATGTCCCGGCGGACGTGGGAGGCGCTGCGGGACCAGGCCGCCGCGCAGCTGGAGCCGGCGGGCGCGGACGGGGTGCCGCCGCACCGGATCGTGGACCCGGCGCCCGTACGCGCCCTGCCCGCCCCCGACGCCGGCGACCTGTTCTTCGACTTCGAGGGGGACCCGCTCTGGGTCTCCCCGCGCGGGGACATGGAGGGCCTGGAGTACCTGTGGGGCTGGGTGGAGGCCGCGCCCGGCCGGACCACCGAGGGCACGGGGTTCGACCAGTTCCGCTTCACGGGTCTGTGGGCGGACACCCGGGCCGAGGAGAAGGCGGCGCTCGAGGAGTTCGTGCGATTCGTGGAGGCGCGCCGCGCGGTGCACCCGGGCATGCGCATCTACCACTACGCCGCGTACGAGGTCACGGCGCTCAAGCGCCTGACGGTGCGCCACGGCGTCGGCGAGGCGGAGCTGGACGACTGGCTGCGCGCCGGCCTGTTCGTGGACCTCTACGCCACCGTGCGGGCGAGCCTGCGTGCGGGCGTGCCCAGCTACTCGATCAAGAAGCTCGAGCCGCTCTACATGGGCGCCGACCACCGGGCCGAGGACGGCGTGACCACCGCCGCCGACTCGGTGACGGAGTACCACGCCTACGCCGAGCAGGCCGAGCGGGCCGGGGAGGGGGACGCCGACGCCGCGGCGGAGGCCGCCCGGCTGCGCGCGGGCATCGAGGACTACAACCGGTACGACTGCGTCTCGACCGCGCGCCTGCGGGACTGGCTGCTCGGCCAGGTCGGCGGGGCGTCGACCGGGGTCGCGGTGGATGCCGGGGAGCCGGCCGAGGCGGGCGAGGACGCACCGGCCGCCACGGACGAGGACGCCGCCCTCGAACAGGCCCTCCTCGACCTGGTCCCCGCGGACCCCGCGGACGGCGACGACGAGACTCTGGGCCTGGCCATGCTCGCCGCCGGCCTGGGCTTCTTCCGGCGCGAGGCCAAGCCGATGTGGTGGGCGTTCTTCGACCGGGGGATCTCCCCCGTGGACGAGTGGCAGGACCCCCGTGCGAACGTCGTGGCGGACCGCGTGGACGTCGCGGAGGACTGGCACCGGCCGTCGTCGCGGGCGCGCACCCGGCAGCGCGTCCTCCGCGTGACCGGCCGGCTGGAGGCCGGCACCCAGCTCACGCCGGGCGCCGAGGCCAAGACCGTCTACGAGGACGTGCCCGCCGGACGGGTGGAGGGCCTGCAGCCCAACGCCGTGCGCTGGGTGGGCGCGGCCGCGGTCGTCGAGGACGTGGAGGACCATCCGGACGGCACCTCCACGCTGCGGCTGCGGGAGAAGGTCGCGCTCGACGCCGAGCCCCACCCCGAACTCCCGATGGCCGCGTTCGCGCACACCGTGATCCCCTCGGCCACCCTGCAGGAGCGCATCCGCGAGGACGGCCTCCGCGCCCGGGCGCTCGGCGCGCTGCCCCGGCCGGAGGAGGGCGCCGCCCCCACGGCGGCGTTCGACATCCTCGCCCGGCGCGTCCCCGAGACCGCCGGCCGGCCGCTCGCGCAGATCACGGCCGATGCCCGCGCCGGGCGGCTCGAGGGCGCCGACGCCCTCGTGGAGGCCCTCGTCTCCGCGCGGGGCTCCTACGTGGCCGTGCAGGGCCCGCCCGGCACCGGCAAGACCCACGTGGGCAGCCACGCCGTGAAGGAGCTGGCCTCCCGCGGCTGGCGCATCGGGGTGACGGGGCAGTCGCACGCCGTGGTGGAGAACTTCCTGGCCAAGCTCGTGGCCGTGGGCGTGCCCGCCGGGCACGTGGGCAAGGAGAAGCCGCGCGGCGGCGAGGACCGCGAGCGCCCCTGGACCGTCCTGGACGACCGGGGGGACGCCTTCGAGCACCTGTCCCAGCCGGGCCACGTGCTCGGCGGCACCGCCTGGACGTTCGCCCACCCGAAGGCCCCGGACCTGGACCTGCTGGTGATCGACGAGGCCGGACAGTTCTCCCTGGCCATGACCCTGGCCGCCGCTGCCACCGCCCGCACGGTCCTGCTGCTGGGAGACCCGCAGCAGCTGCCGCAGGTCTCCCAGGGCACGCACCCCCAGCCGATCGGGGACGCCGCCCTGGGCTGGCTCATGGAGCCGGGCGAAGAGGTGCTCCCGCCCGAGCGCGGCTTCTTCCTGGACACCACGTGGCGCATGCACTCGGCCCTGACCGCGCCGGTCTCGCGGCTCTCCTACGACGGCCAGCTGCGCTCGAGGTCGGAGGCCACAGACGCCCGCCATCTGGAGGGCATCGTCCCGGGGCTGCACCCGGTGCCCGTGGAGCACACCGGCAACGCGGTGTCGTCCACGGAGGAGGCGAGGCGGGTCGTCGAGATCATCGAGGACCTCGTGGGACGCGCCTGGACCCCCGGCTCCGGGGAGGAGCCGCGGCCGCTCACGCCGGAGGACGTGATCGTCGTCGCGCCCTACAACGCGCAGGTGGCCACCGTGCGCGCGGCCCTGGACGACGCCGGGCTGCAGGGCACCACCGTCGGCACGGTGGACAGGTTCCAGGGGCGGGAGGCCGCGGTGGCGATCCTGACCATGGCGGCATCCAGCGCCCAGGACGTCCCGCGCGGGCTCGACTTCCTGCTCAACCGGAACCGGTTGAACGTGTCCCTCTCCCGCGGGCAGTGGGCCGCCTACCTGGTGCACTCCCCCGCCCTGGCGGACGCCCTGCCCACGACGCCGGCGGACCTGCCCCTGATCGGCGCGTTCCTCCGGCTGCTGCAGCCGTGA
- a CDS encoding TetR/AcrR family transcriptional regulator, whose product MPQSSPTPRRGRPGYDRQTLLAECVELFNRHGYEATSMGMLATHLGISKSAIYHHVESKEAILDHAVTEALDALEACLDDVVASGADAGAQVEAAIRGTLGVLAEKQPEVTLLLRLRGNSAVEVAAVERRREITRRLGDLLESAQAAGAVRSDVTPRNLARLALGMINSIVDWYRPDGADPGHKSVEEMVAAVTGVVMGGLRG is encoded by the coding sequence GTGCCCCAGAGCAGCCCCACCCCGCGCCGCGGCCGGCCCGGCTATGACCGGCAGACGCTGCTGGCCGAGTGCGTCGAGCTCTTCAACCGGCACGGCTACGAGGCGACGTCCATGGGCATGCTCGCCACCCACCTGGGCATCTCCAAGTCCGCGATCTACCACCACGTGGAGTCCAAGGAGGCGATCCTCGACCACGCGGTGACGGAGGCGCTCGACGCCCTCGAGGCGTGCCTGGACGATGTGGTGGCCAGCGGGGCCGACGCCGGCGCGCAGGTCGAGGCGGCCATCCGCGGCACCCTCGGGGTGCTGGCGGAGAAGCAACCCGAGGTGACCCTGCTGCTGCGCCTGCGCGGGAACTCGGCGGTCGAGGTGGCCGCCGTCGAGCGCCGGCGCGAGATCACCCGGCGTCTGGGCGACCTGCTCGAGTCAGCCCAGGCCGCGGGTGCGGTGCGCTCCGATGTGACCCCCCGCAACCTCGCCCGTCTGGCGCTCGGCATGATCAACTCGATCGTCGACTGGTACCGCCCCGACGGCGCGGACCCGGGCCACAAGTCCGTCGAGGAGATGGTCGCCGCCGTGACCGGCGTCGTCATGGGCGGCCTGCGGGGCTGA
- a CDS encoding trimeric intracellular cation channel family protein — MLLPLLPVWLLSAAPKDPAELERDVPEPIDAHGELADAITAAITAVDLVGVFFFAISGAVLAVRKGYDIVGSLLLALMVGTGGGVVRDLVVGRDVPAAFDNPWYLILPAVASLAVFLRIFDGERGHHAVMAFDAVGLAVYCVVGTRIALLAGLSPVAAAVLGLVTAVGGGILRDVVAGEPPAVFGGRGWYALPAILGAGTTAALGQAELLGPLTSAAVMVLVLVLRVVSLRREWLAPGAEISGETQRQRLDPHDEPPVPDIRDRKGKDGPPADPGEDGPPATEETPGADEGVPPGTPG, encoded by the coding sequence GTGCTGCTTCCGCTTCTCCCCGTGTGGCTGCTGTCCGCCGCCCCCAAGGACCCCGCCGAGCTCGAACGGGACGTGCCCGAGCCGATCGACGCGCACGGCGAGCTCGCCGACGCGATCACCGCGGCGATCACCGCCGTGGACCTCGTGGGCGTGTTCTTCTTCGCGATCTCGGGCGCCGTCCTTGCCGTGCGCAAGGGCTACGACATCGTCGGCTCCCTGCTGCTGGCCCTCATGGTGGGCACGGGCGGCGGCGTCGTCCGTGACCTCGTGGTCGGCCGGGACGTGCCCGCCGCCTTCGACAACCCCTGGTACCTGATCCTGCCGGCGGTCGCGTCGCTGGCGGTGTTCCTCCGGATCTTCGACGGCGAGCGCGGCCACCACGCCGTCATGGCCTTCGACGCCGTCGGCCTGGCCGTGTACTGCGTGGTGGGAACGCGCATCGCCCTGCTCGCCGGCCTGAGCCCGGTCGCCGCCGCGGTGCTGGGCCTGGTGACCGCCGTCGGCGGCGGCATCCTGCGCGACGTCGTCGCCGGGGAACCGCCCGCCGTGTTCGGCGGGCGTGGCTGGTACGCGCTGCCGGCCATCCTCGGCGCGGGCACGACGGCGGCCCTCGGCCAGGCGGAGCTCCTCGGCCCGCTGACCTCGGCGGCGGTGATGGTGCTCGTGCTCGTGCTGCGCGTGGTGTCGCTGCGCAGGGAGTGGCTCGCCCCGGGGGCCGAGATCTCGGGGGAGACCCAGCGCCAGCGCCTGGATCCGCACGACGAGCCGCCCGTGCCGGACATCCGCGACCGCAAGGGCAAGGACGGGCCGCCCGCCGACCCCGGCGAGGACGGCCCCCCAGCGACCGAGGAGACGCCCGGCGCCGACGAGGGCGTCCCCCCGGGGACACCCGGGTGA
- a CDS encoding PaaI family thioesterase, translating into MTETPHHPALVGDRVARWLGVTLEAAEKDHARIRMTLGEEHHNAFGMAHGGVVFAFADCCFALTCNDPASDGSTLTVASGVDVNFLSGTRAGQTLVAEGRLVAAAGRSAVYDITVTTDDGTLVAAFRGRSRTVAVKGA; encoded by the coding sequence ATGACCGAGACCCCGCACCATCCCGCGCTCGTCGGCGACCGCGTGGCGCGGTGGCTCGGCGTCACCCTCGAGGCCGCCGAGAAGGACCACGCCCGCATCCGCATGACCCTCGGCGAGGAGCACCACAACGCCTTCGGCATGGCCCACGGCGGCGTCGTCTTCGCGTTCGCGGACTGCTGCTTCGCGCTGACCTGCAACGACCCCGCCTCGGACGGCTCCACCCTCACCGTGGCCTCCGGCGTGGACGTGAACTTCCTGTCCGGCACCCGCGCCGGCCAGACCCTCGTCGCGGAGGGCCGCCTGGTCGCCGCCGCCGGCCGCTCGGCCGTCTACGACATCACCGTGACCACCGACGACGGCACCCTGGTGGCCGCCTTCCGCGGCCGCTCCCGCACCGTCGCCGTGAAGGGCGCGTGA